The following DNA comes from Sediminitomix flava.
GTTTTACCAACACCATTTACACCAACAACCATCAAAACATATGGTTTTTTCCCTTCAGGGATATCAAAACCTTCCACATCTTCCGATTGATTTTCTGCCATCAATGCAGCAATCTCTTCTCGCAAGATTTGATTAAGTTCTTCGGTATTGAGGTACTTGTCTTTTTCTACACGAGCCTCGATACGCTCAATCACTTTCAAAGTTGTATCAACTCCTACGTCTGAGGTTACAAGAATCTCTTCTAGATTATCTAGTACATCATCGTCTACTTTAGACTTACCAGCAACAGCCTTACTTAACTTATCGAAGAAAGATCCTCTAGTTTTTTCTAGCCCTTTATCTAAATCTTGTTTCTCTTCTTGAGAAATTTCTTTGCCCTTAAATAACTTCTTAAAAAAGCCCATTTCTTTAAAATTTAGAGACGACGAATGAATACTGATTTATTGACTACGCAGAAAATAAGAAAGATCCAACTTCACAGATATTCAAGAAATACCTACAGTGCAATCATCCTGTCGTATTACAAACTCAATTGGTAGCAAATTAATTGATCTTATCTAATACAAGAACGAATTTATTGCTTTTTTTTGCTCGCTTGCTTTAAACATAAAAAAAACCCCACTTATTGAGTAGGGTTTAAGTCAGTGAATAATATCTCTGAGAGTATATTATTTCGCCAAGACCGCTTTAACTTGGTCTTCTGGTACGATTTCTTCTTTGAAAGAATAAGCTCCAGTTTTTGGTGAGCGAACTGCTTTGATCACTTTAGCAAACTTTACACCACCTTCTTTCTTCAGAGTTGCAACTACTTTCTTAGCCATAATTACTTAATTTCTCTGTGAACTGTATATTTCTTTAAAACTGGATTGAACTTTTTAAGCTCCAATCTTTCAGGATGATTTTTTCTGTTCTTCGTAGTGATATATCTAGAAGTACCAGGCATTCCTGTTGCTTTGTGCTCAGTGCACTCAAGAATTACTTGAACTCTATTTCCTTTTTTTGCCATGACAAAAATAGAAGTTGTTGGACCTTAAGGACAGCTTCCCCGCTGTCGGTCAGAGCCGTGAATACTTTTTAATTAATTAAACAAGAACGTTTCCGTTTTTGCGTGCTTTGTTCAA
Coding sequences within:
- the rpmG gene encoding 50S ribosomal protein L33; translation: MAKKGNRVQVILECTEHKATGMPGTSRYITTKNRKNHPERLELKKFNPVLKKYTVHREIK
- a CDS encoding DUF4295 domain-containing protein; translation: MAKKVVATLKKEGGVKFAKVIKAVRSPKTGAYSFKEEIVPEDQVKAVLAK